A genome region from Cryptococcus neoformans var. neoformans B-3501A chromosome 8, whole genome shotgun sequence includes the following:
- a CDS encoding hypothetical protein (HMMPfam hit to Aldo_ket_red, Aldo/keto reductase family, score: 223.6, E(): 3.6e-64) → MPRLGLGSGGLRDQTAVDAVEHAMKVGYLMVDTAQQYQNEREVGTGIAKSGIPRSQIFICTKWQPRPDGSIERPTPEQVCQEAHQSVLRLDQSGSGKEYLDLMLIHHPRPDPDGRAVHWKGLALAQKEGWVKDIGVSNFNVKHLEALPGPLPAVNQLELHPWCQQREVVDYCSEKGIVLQAFCPLVRIRKDKFEDPVVVKVAKKHERAEAHILLRWSLQKGFIPIPKASSAERIEANKDLYNFELDSEDMEELDGLDQGASGRVSGIDPAHLPD, encoded by the exons ATGCCTCGTCTGGGGCTTGGTTCGGGGGGTCTCAGGGATCAGACAGCAGTCGACGCCGTCGAGCATGCCATGAAAGTCGGCTATCTGATGG TTGACACAGCGCAGCAGTATCAGAATGAGCGGG AGGTCGGTACAGGTATCGCAAAGTCCGGTATACCTCGAAGCCAAATATTTATTTGCACAAAATGGCAACCTAGACCTGATGGCTCAATTGAGAGGCCTACTCCGGAGCAGGTCTGCCAAGAAGCGCACCAATCTGTCTTGAGGTTGGATCAATCGGGTTCAGGAAAAGAATATCTCGACCTTATGCTTATCCATCACCCTAGACCGGACCCTGATGGCCGGGCCGTTCACTGGAAAGGATTGGCTCTGGCTCAGAAGGAAGGTTGGGTGAAGGATATTGGGGTATCAAACTT CAACGTAAAACATCTTGAAGCACTTCCTGGACCTTTACCGGCCGTGAATCAGCTAGAACTTCACCCTTGGTGTCAGCAACGCGAAGTCGTCGATTATTGTTCTGAAAAGGGCATCGTCCTGCAGGCATTCTGTCCATTAGTCAGGATCCGAAAGGACAAGTTCGAGGATCCAGTCGTCGTCAAGGTTGCTAAGAAGCATGAGAGAGCTGAGGCTCATATCCTGCTGAGATGGAGTTTGCAGAAAGG ATTTATTCCCATCCCCAAGGCTAGTTCGGCGGAGAGAATTGAAGCTAACAAGGATCTCTACAACTTTGAGCTAGATTCTGAGGATatggaagagcttgatGGCCTAGATCAAGGGGCTTCTGGAAGGGTGTCTGGTATCGACCCTGCACATTTGCCTGATTGA